The DNA sequence CAGGTCCTTGTGGTGTTTCGATTCGTTCGGGCGCGGTTCGGTGGTGATCAGCAGACCGGCACCGGCCCGCACGGCGCCGTGGCGGTCGGTTCTTAATTCAAAACCTTCACCCCGAGGCTGACCGCCGCTTGGACGCGGATGGGTCAGGTAACCGAGGTTGATCGCGCTCGCACCGTGATCACTGCGCAGCGCGATGCTGATCTCGCTGGTGGTGTCGTCGATGCGCAGTTCGTTGGCGCGGCTGCCCTTGTATTCCTTGCTCTTGACCGTGGCCAGGGTCTTGAAGTCCGGCAGCTTGTACGGCGGCAGGTTGGCGCCGTGGTACAGGCAACCGGTGATCAGCGGCTGGTCGGGATCGCCTTCGAGGAAGGTGATCAGCACTTCCATGCCGACCCGTGGAATGTTGATCGAGCCAAAGGTTTCCGCCGCCCAACTGGAGGCCACGCGCATCCAGCAGGTGGTCTTGTCGTCGTGCTGGCCTTCGCGGTCCCAGAAGAACTGCACCTTCACCCGGCCGTACTGGTCGCAGAAGATTTCTTCACCTTCGGGACCGGTGACCACGGCGCTTTGCGAACCGAGAACCTTGGGTTTCGGGTGGTCCAGCGGCGGGCGGTACGGCACGTCCCAGGGGATCGCGCTGAAGCGGTTGCGATAGCCCTGATGGAAGTCGTCCTTGTCGTCGGTGGTGTCGCTGGTCACCGACTCTTCCAGCACTTGCGGCTGTTTGCCTTCGTGGAAGATTTCGGTGAGCAGCCACAGGTCGTTCCACGTCGGGTTGGCGTGGTCGGTCAGGGCCAGAAAATGCCCGGTGACCAGAATCGGCTGGTCGCTGTTGCCCTCGGCCAGGCGGTAGTCGCTGCGATGGCGTTCGAGGTTGCGATTGGCCAGGTGTTTGCCGCGCTCGCGATCCACGAATCGGCCCGGGTAATCGTAGTCTTCCAGGTCCGGCTGGGCGCTGCTTTTTGCGTCGCTTTCCAGCTCGATCTTCGGTTTGACGAAGTCGTAATCGCGCCGCGTGGTGCGGCTGGTGCGGGTGGCCAGGCGCAGGCCGAAACGCTTGACCACCGGTTGGTCCGCCACCAGTCCGGAGTCCTGCTGATAGGCCACCGGCGCCAGTTTCGGGAACACCGTCTGGTCATCGCCGAAGGTCAGTTTGTGGCCGCTGGCGGTGTGCTGGAAGTGGTAGTGAATCCCCTCCTCTTCGCACAGGCGCTGGACGAAGTGCAGGTCACTTTCATCGTACTGGGTGCAGTAGATGCGCTCGGGATAGATCGCACTCAGCTGGAAGTGGTAATCGCTGGCGAGGATGCCGTGTTCTTCCAGCACCTGACTGATGATCTGCTGTACGGTCATCTGCTGGAAAATGCGCTGGTTGAAACGGTGCGCGAGGTACGAAAGCTGCGGTCGCAACGAGATTTTATAGCGGGTCAGGCGTTTGCCGGCCTCGCCTTGGGCAATGCTGTAAACCAGCCCGTGAATCCCGCTGCCGCTCGGCGACAGTTGAAGAAACGCCAGTTTGTGCAGCAGGCTTTCGAGGTTGATCGAGGCCTTTTCGCTGACCAGTTCCAGCTCGAATTCAAAGGGCGTGTTGAGGGCTTCCCGACCGGTGAACGACAGCACCTGAAAGTCAGTGTCCGCGCCATCGATGGTCAGATTGAAATGAGCCTGGTTGGCCGGTGAGAACATTCCCTTGTCCCTCGTGCTGTGCTGCGATGCGCGCCAGATCGCTAAGGATCTGGCGGCAAAAAATCTTTGAGTAGTGAAGATGCCTCGACCGGCTAAACCGGCCGAGACGGTACAACCATCAGCCGCGATTAAACGACTGGAGCACGCCAGTCATCGGAACCCGAAGTACCGGATACTTCGTGGGTCCAGGTGATTTTGCGGTAGGTGAACTGCACTTCTTCCAGGTGGGTGAAGTGGGCGTTGCCTGGATCCTGGCAGTTGTGCATTTTGTTATTGATGGCGACGATGATCGCGTCTTCCAGTTTGGTGGTGTAGTAGTGCTCTTGGGTGCCTTGCGCCGAAGTGCGGTACCACTGGATAACGATTTCGCTCATGCGCTCGCCGGAAGTCAGAGCTGCTTGCAGCAGTGGCGAAGCCTTGTCGTAGACCTTGGTGATCACAACTGGCTTGTGCACGCGCTGACCGGTTGGCTGACCGGATTGCGGGTCACGCGGGATGATCACGTCGTGGGTGAACGCCTGAACCATGACCTGGTCTTCGTGACCTTCCTGGTAGGTGTTGCCAACGGAGTCGGCGGTGAAAGCGCCGGCAGTGATCAGGCCTTGTTTTTCGCCGGTAACCGACATGTACGCTGGTGTTGCCATGGGGTGTGCTCCTTGCTGAGTCGTTGGGTGCGCTGACAGGTGATATCACCTATGAGGCGGCCAATGGCCATCAAATAGCATGCCAATTTTATCAAGCCCTTATAAACCGGGGGTTGGGTGAGTTTTCTTCGCCATTGCGGCGAAAATTCCCACTGTATTCGTCGAAAAGTGCGCAAGAAGTTGCGCTGTACTGTGCAACTTCTTGCGCACTTGGCTGGAGGCCTTGCTCGGCAGGGCCTGTAGCGGTTTTTGCCTTGGTTTTATTACGGACAGCTGCGCAACTTCTTGCGCACTTCAGAAACGCCCGTTCATTACATTGGAACAAGAGAACTTCGCAATAAACGCCTCAACTGCATTTGGAACCCATGGGCTATCCTGCTGCCCACTTAAAGGTATCGACCGTTTCAGAAAGGAGGTTTGAATGCGTACCCTCGAATTGGCTGGCGTGCAGGTTCCGGTGATTGGCCAGGGCACTTGGCGCATGGGCGAAGACCGCTCGGCGCACACGCGTGAAGTGGCGGCCCTGCGCAACGGTATCGAGCTGGGCATGACCCTGATCGACACCGCCGAAATGTACGCCGAGGGCGGTGCCGAAAGCGTGGTCGGCGAAGCCATCGCCGGTCTTCGCGATCAAGTGTTCCTGGTGAGCAAGGTCTACCCGCACAACGCCAGCCGCAAAGGCATTCCCCAGGCTTGCGAGCGCAGTCTGCGCCGGCTCGACACCGATTACATCGATCTCTATCTGCTGCATTGGCGCGGCCAGTATCCGCTGGAGGAAACCGTCGAGGCCTTCGAGCGTCTGCGCGAGGACGGCAAGATCGGCCGCTGGGGAGTCTCGAACTTCGACGTCGACGATCTTGAGGAACTGTCGAACTCGGCCTGCGCGACCAATCAGGTGCTGTACAACCTGGAAGAACGCGGCATCGAATTCGACCTGCTGCCGTGGTGCCAGCAACAGCGTATGCCGCTGATGGCGTACTGCCCGATCGGCCAGGGCGGCGCGATGCTGGCCGAGCCAGTACTGAAACAGATTGCCGCTCGTCACGGCGTGACCCCGGCACAGGTTTCGCTGGCGTGGATTCTGCGTCAGGATGGGGTGATTGCGATTCCCAAGGCCGTGCGCCCGGAACACGTGCAGCTCAATGCACAAGCGGCGCAGCTGCAACTCGAGGCCGGGGATCTGGCGGCGCTGGACCAGGCGTTTCACGCGCCACAACGCAAGCAGCGGCTGGCCATGGTCTGAGCCACCCGCCGACTGACAGAGGGCTTCGCCATGAGAAGCACTGATCAGGACGATCCATTCAATCTGCAACGCTTCGTGCTCGCCCAGGATCCGGTGTTCGCACGGGTCCAGCGCGAGCTCGACGAGGGCCGCAAGCGCAGCCACTGGATGTGGTTCGTGTTCCCGCAGTTCGCCGGGCTCGGCGGCAGCGAGATGTCGCGGCGGTTCGCGATCAGCTCGGCGCCGGAAACTCGTGCCTACCTCGGCCACCCGTTGCTCGGCGCCCGGCTGCGGACCTGCACGCAACTGGTGCTGAATGTGCAGCAACGTTCGATTGCCGAGATTTTCGGCCATCCGGACGACCTGAAATTCCACTCATCGATGACGCTGTTCGCCCAATTTGCCGACGACGACAGCCTTTGGCATCAGGCGCTGGAGCGTTACTTCCACGGCATTCAGGACGAATGGACCCTGCAACTTCTGGACTCAAAACAAGCCCAACTGCCCCCCGATCAGGGTTGAGAAATCGTCGTCGACAAACGGCAGGATCGCATCCGCCACCGGTTGCAGCTGGCGGGTGATGTAGTGGTCGTAATCGATGGCCGCGCGGCGCACTTCCAGCGGCTCGGGGCCGGCCAGGGTGATGACGTAGCTGATCCAGCCACCGTTCTGATACTGGCGCGGGCGACCGTGTTGCGCGTTGTAATCGTCCGCCAGCCGAGCGGCACGGACATGCGGCGGTACGTTGCGTTCGTAGTCATCGAGCGTGCGGCGCAGGCGCTTGCGGTAGACCAGTCGCTCGTCGAACTCGCCGGCCAAAGTCTTGCGCACGTACTCGCGCACGTAATCCTGATACGGCTTGCGCTGGAAGATCCGCTCGTACAGTTCCTGCTGGAATTGCCGGGCCAGCAGCGACCAGTCGGTGCGCACGGTTTCCAGGCCTTTGTAGACCATCTCTTCTGTGCCGTCGGCGCGGGTCACCAGGCCGGCGTAACGCTTTTTGCTGCCCTCTTCCGCGCCACGAATGGTCGGCATCAGGAAGCGTTTGTAGTGGGTTTCGAACTGCAATTCGAGGGCGCTTTCCAGCCCGTATTGCTCACGCACATGCTCGCGCCACCAGTCGTTGACGTGCGCAACCAGCGCCCGGCCGATGGTCGCCGCCTCTTCCTGACCGTGGGGGCGACGCAGCCAGACGAAGGTCGAGTCGGTATCGCCATAAATCACCGCGTGACCCTGGGCCTCGATCAACTGCCGGGTGCGCAGCATGATCTCGTGGCCACGCAGGGTGATCGAGGACGCCAGTCGTGTATCGAAGAACCGGCAACCGCTGGAACCGAGCACGCCGTAGAAAGCGTTCATGATGATCTTCAGCGCCTGGGACAAGGGCGCGTTGTGTTCGCATTTGGCGGTCTCACGGCCCTCGGCGACCCGGGCGACGATGGACGGAAGGCAGTGCCGGGTGCGGGAGAAGCGCGCGCCGCGAAAACCCGGCACCGAGTCGCTGTCATCGGGATGCTGCAAGCCTTCGATCAGCCCCACCGGGTCGATCAGAAAGGTGCGGATGATCGACGGATAAAGGCTCTTGTAGTCGAGCACCAGCACCGACTCATACAACCCCGGCTGCGAGTCCATGACAAACCCGCCGGGGCTGGCCTGCGGAGGATTGGTGCCAAGGTTCGGCGCCACAAAACCCTGACGATGCATCAACGGCATGTACAAATGGGTGAACGCCGCCACCGAGCCGCCGCTGCGATCCGCCGGCAGGCCGGTGACGCTGGCGCGCTCCAGCAAAAACTTCAGCAGTTCGGTCCTGGCGAAGATCCGCGTGACCAGCTCGCAGTCCTTGAGGTTGTACTTGGCCAGCGCCGGTTTGTCCTCGGCGAACATGCGGTTGATCTCGTCCATGCGCTGGTACGGGTTGTCGATCGACTTGCCCTCGCCGAGCAGAGTCTGGGCGACGTTTTCCAGGCTGAACGACGGAAAGCTCCAGGTCGCCGAACGCAGGGATTCAATGCCATCGATAATCAGCCTTCCTGCCGCTGCCGCGAAGTAATGAGTGCGGCTGCCGTGTTCGCGCCACTGCATTTCCTCGCCGCCACGCCCGAGCTTGAGCGGCACGCCCAGACGCCGGGCGTGCTCGTGGAGAATGCGCAGGTCGAATTGCACGAGATTCCAGCCGATGATCGCGTCGGGGTCGTGACGGGCGAACCACTCGTTGAGTTTCTTGAGGATCAGGGTCCGCGATTCGCAGTACTCGAGGTCGAAGTCGACGATGCTGTGATCGCCGTTCGGCGCACCGAGCATGTACACCTGCCGCTCGCCGCAACCTTCCAGGGCGATGGAATACAACTCGCCCTGCTCGGTGGTTTCGATGTCCAGCGAGACCAGCCGCAGTTGCGGACGATAGTCGGGCGCAGGCTTGAGATGGGCGTCGAGCAGCACACCGTCGGCATCGGGCGTACCGTTGAACCACACCGGCGCGGTGATGAAACGCTCCATCAGGTAACGCTCGGGCGGCCGCACATCGGCTTCAAAGACATCGACACTGTGACGGTTGAGCGCGGTTTCCAGGCGCATCAACTGACCGTGCTGCTGGCAATACAGCCCCAGCACCGGACGATGTTCGAAATCCTGCAGAGCCAAGGGGCGCAGTTCGACGTTCTTTTCGTCCGCCAGTACCCGCTCGGCCTGCTCGCGCTGCGCCGCCGGGATGAACGCCACCGACGGCTGATGCGGCAAGCGCACACGGCGCGGCCCGGCGTCGGTCGCCAGCCAGAACTCGACTTCGGTGCCGGCCGGGGTGTCGCGCCAATGCCGGGTCAGGACGAAGCCCTGCTGTAAATCCACCACTGCGACCTCAAGAATTGATTCAGACGGGCATTCTACGCGGCATTGCCACAACCGGTGACAAAGGCCTCGCCATGAAAAACCCGGTCAAATGACGTTTTTTGCGTGTTATCTGCCGTTTTGCGGCCTTGCTCTGCGCGCCTGCGTCTACGATGCTTGGAGAACAACGACAACACCTGAGTAACCGCCATGAAAACCGTCGCCCAACTGCTCAAGCTCAAAGATCAGAAAAATCAGGAAGTGCACCAGATCAAACCCGATCACATGGTGCTCGAAGCGCTGATGAAAATGGCCGAGAAAAACGTCGGCGCCCTGCTCGTGGTGGAAGACGACAAAGTGGTGGGCATCATCAGCGAGCGCGATTACGCGCGCAAACTGGTGCTGCATGGGCGCTCTTCGGTGGGTACGCCGGTACGCGACATCATGGTGGCGAACGTGATCACGGTGGACACCCACCAGACCGTCGACACCTGCCTGGGCATCATGTCCGACAAACGCCTGCGTCACTTGCCGGTGGTGGAGGACGGCAAGTTGATCGGCCTGTTGTCGATCGGCGACCTGGTCAAGGAAGCGATTGCCGAACAGGCCGAGCTGATCAAACAGCTGGAGCAGTACATTCGCGGGGAATAGTCCCAGACTTCACACGACCCCTGTGGGAGCGAGCTTGCTCGCGATAGCGGTGTATCAGGTAAAAAGTATCTGCCTGACAGACCGCCATCGCGAGCAAGCTCGCTCCCACAGTTGTTTGTTCAAACGGGCCAATGCCGCGCGAAGACCGGCGCCAGCACCGGGTGCCGGTCGATGCGCTGCAGCCATGCATGGAAACCGGGTCGGGCCTGGCGCAGGTGTTCGCGGGCACCGGCCCAGCGCGTGACCACCGCCGCCAGCACGTCCAGCGCCCCCGGCGTTTCATCGTCCAGGTAAAGCTCGGCGGAGAACTGGTCGGCAAACACCTCCCAGGTCCAGTGCAGGCGTTCCCGCGCACCCGCCATCAGGTTCTGCC is a window from the Pseudomonas gozinkensis genome containing:
- a CDS encoding DNA polymerase II — protein: MDLQQGFVLTRHWRDTPAGTEVEFWLATDAGPRRVRLPHQPSVAFIPAAQREQAERVLADEKNVELRPLALQDFEHRPVLGLYCQQHGQLMRLETALNRHSVDVFEADVRPPERYLMERFITAPVWFNGTPDADGVLLDAHLKPAPDYRPQLRLVSLDIETTEQGELYSIALEGCGERQVYMLGAPNGDHSIVDFDLEYCESRTLILKKLNEWFARHDPDAIIGWNLVQFDLRILHEHARRLGVPLKLGRGGEEMQWREHGSRTHYFAAAAGRLIIDGIESLRSATWSFPSFSLENVAQTLLGEGKSIDNPYQRMDEINRMFAEDKPALAKYNLKDCELVTRIFARTELLKFLLERASVTGLPADRSGGSVAAFTHLYMPLMHRQGFVAPNLGTNPPQASPGGFVMDSQPGLYESVLVLDYKSLYPSIIRTFLIDPVGLIEGLQHPDDSDSVPGFRGARFSRTRHCLPSIVARVAEGRETAKCEHNAPLSQALKIIMNAFYGVLGSSGCRFFDTRLASSITLRGHEIMLRTRQLIEAQGHAVIYGDTDSTFVWLRRPHGQEEAATIGRALVAHVNDWWREHVREQYGLESALELQFETHYKRFLMPTIRGAEEGSKKRYAGLVTRADGTEEMVYKGLETVRTDWSLLARQFQQELYERIFQRKPYQDYVREYVRKTLAGEFDERLVYRKRLRRTLDDYERNVPPHVRAARLADDYNAQHGRPRQYQNGGWISYVITLAGPEPLEVRRAAIDYDHYITRQLQPVADAILPFVDDDFSTLIGGQLGLF
- a CDS encoding type VI secretion system tip protein VgrG, which codes for MFSPANQAHFNLTIDGADTDFQVLSFTGREALNTPFEFELELVSEKASINLESLLHKLAFLQLSPSGSGIHGLVYSIAQGEAGKRLTRYKISLRPQLSYLAHRFNQRIFQQMTVQQIISQVLEEHGILASDYHFQLSAIYPERIYCTQYDESDLHFVQRLCEEEGIHYHFQHTASGHKLTFGDDQTVFPKLAPVAYQQDSGLVADQPVVKRFGLRLATRTSRTTRRDYDFVKPKIELESDAKSSAQPDLEDYDYPGRFVDRERGKHLANRNLERHRSDYRLAEGNSDQPILVTGHFLALTDHANPTWNDLWLLTEIFHEGKQPQVLEESVTSDTTDDKDDFHQGYRNRFSAIPWDVPYRPPLDHPKPKVLGSQSAVVTGPEGEEIFCDQYGRVKVQFFWDREGQHDDKTTCWMRVASSWAAETFGSINIPRVGMEVLITFLEGDPDQPLITGCLYHGANLPPYKLPDFKTLATVKSKEYKGSRANELRIDDTTSEISIALRSDHGASAINLGYLTHPRPSGGQPRGEGFELRTDRHGAVRAGAGLLITTEPRPNESKHHKDLPETAERLATASDQQDSFATQAKELQAQEAGDQDDVAKALHAQHQGVLGSGPANLTANEFPEFTEPHLVLASPAGIALTTPRSSHIATGEHLALSSTGHTSLSIGKRLLASASRGMRLFVQSMGWRLVAASGDIDVKALKDSINLLAKLNITANADRITITAKTELVIQGGGSATTYNAGGITHATSGPYTAHAANFAYTGAKSLAGVFPEPPKPGKGNLELFNQYAGRQGIKEGDYEVIDALGKSIKGKLDAKGFASVAGAAPGPARVLFGKDPADTWSEGSYIGKPEWPLNPPGAEDVPSQVQAMVAQALPSKNWDMLEKGKELAQTGMGAMQTAQGAMQTAQQVKGVMQGGAAGLPKLASAAMPSASGILGAASKSGKLPSLPAPTLPKTSLKTPGLLAGEMLS
- a CDS encoding CBS domain-containing protein, which codes for MKTVAQLLKLKDQKNQEVHQIKPDHMVLEALMKMAEKNVGALLVVEDDKVVGIISERDYARKLVLHGRSSVGTPVRDIMVANVITVDTHQTVDTCLGIMSDKRLRHLPVVEDGKLIGLLSIGDLVKEAIAEQAELIKQLEQYIRGE
- a CDS encoding DUF1810 domain-containing protein is translated as MRSTDQDDPFNLQRFVLAQDPVFARVQRELDEGRKRSHWMWFVFPQFAGLGGSEMSRRFAISSAPETRAYLGHPLLGARLRTCTQLVLNVQQRSIAEIFGHPDDLKFHSSMTLFAQFADDDSLWHQALERYFHGIQDEWTLQLLDSKQAQLPPDQG
- a CDS encoding aldo/keto reductase, whose protein sequence is MRTLELAGVQVPVIGQGTWRMGEDRSAHTREVAALRNGIELGMTLIDTAEMYAEGGAESVVGEAIAGLRDQVFLVSKVYPHNASRKGIPQACERSLRRLDTDYIDLYLLHWRGQYPLEETVEAFERLREDGKIGRWGVSNFDVDDLEELSNSACATNQVLYNLEERGIEFDLLPWCQQQRMPLMAYCPIGQGGAMLAEPVLKQIAARHGVTPAQVSLAWILRQDGVIAIPKAVRPEHVQLNAQAAQLQLEAGDLAALDQAFHAPQRKQRLAMV
- a CDS encoding Hcp family type VI secretion system effector; translated protein: MATPAYMSVTGEKQGLITAGAFTADSVGNTYQEGHEDQVMVQAFTHDVIIPRDPQSGQPTGQRVHKPVVITKVYDKASPLLQAALTSGERMSEIVIQWYRTSAQGTQEHYYTTKLEDAIIVAINNKMHNCQDPGNAHFTHLEEVQFTYRKITWTHEVSGTSGSDDWRAPVV